Sequence from the Pseudomonas frederiksbergensis genome:
AACGGGACGCGCTGGCTTTTGTCGCTGCGCTCGAACCCGCCGAACTGGAATGTCGCCGGCAGGCCAAGGGAGAGTGAAACCACGGGGGCTGTCAGGGAACGTTCGTTCTTGTCCTGGTGCAGCGACATGCGTGCGCCGGGCACGTAGCGGTTGATAAGGCAGGCATCGGGCTCGAAGTGCTCGAACCCCGCCTGCCGGGCAGCAGTACGGGCCAGCTCGCGAAACACCGCCGGCATGTCGGGCCAGGGGTGGCCGGTCTGCGGATCATGGGCGGTGTAGCGATAGCCGCTGCGGTCGGTGGTCCAGCCGAGCGCGCCACAACTGGTCAAGGCCACCGACATGGTGAAACCGCCGGGCGTGACCATCTGCCGGAACGGTGCCGCCTGCAGGACGCTTTCCAGCGCTGGCAGCAAACGGTCGAGCCAGGGCAGGGCAAACCCGCGCAGCACGAAGGACTGCTGGCCGATCTGTTCGACCTGGCCGGGCGTGGTGGGCGCCTGGTCGGCGAACAGGTCGAAGGTGATGGGCGTGTCGTCATTGCGCATCATGAAAAATGATCCCGAGTGTATGCCGGCGGCCGCTGTGCACGCGGCTGACGCCGTGGCGCAAGTTGACTCGATAATAACCTCGAACGCCCTTGACCGGCCGCTGGTGTACGGCAAATACCAAGGCATCGCCTTGTTTCAAGTCGACGACCTGGGGCCGCGATTGCATGCGTGGGCGCTGCTCGGTAAGGACAAACTCGCCCCCGGTAAAATCCTCGCCCGGTGCCGATAGCAGGATTGCCACCTGCAACGGGAACACGTGCTCGCCGTAAAGATCCTGGTGCAGGCAGTTGTAGTCCTCGGGCTCGTACTGCAGGAGCAACGGGGTGGGGCGTTGCTGCCCGGCGGCGTGACAGCGGCGAATGAAGTCGGCGTGTTTGTCGGGAAAACGTGGGGCCAGGCCCATGCAATCGTTCCAGCGGTTAGCCACCGCAACCAGCATCGGATAAAGCGACTGGCGCAGTTGCTGGACAACGTCAGGCAGTGGATAGGCAAAATACTGATACTGGCCGCGACCGAATCCATGGCGCGCCATTATTACCCGCGAACGAAAAAGCCCGGGCTCGGCGTACAAGCCGCTCAACTGTTGGCATTGCGCCGCCGGCAGCAGGTTGCGAATGATCGCGCAGCCGTCCTGGTCGAGGCTTTCCGCCAGGGTGGGCCAGTCGAGGTCGGCGAGGTGTTGGGTCAGGGAGGACGTAGTGGACATGATTGCAATCCTGTTGGAAGGACTGGTCAGTCTGAAGAATGCCGCGGTGCAGGCACCCCGATTCTTGCGGTGTGAAGCGCTTTTGTGGCGAGGGAGCAAGCTCCCTCGCCACAGGAAGCTGCTGGCAGGCTTCAGAGTGCCTTGCTGACCTTGAGCTCGGTGATCTCATCACCCGTGTCGCCATGCAGCTTTTTCAGCGTGGCCATGGCTTCTTGGTCAGTGCCGGTTTGCAGTTGCGCGAACTCGAAGCGGCGTTCACCGTTGAGTTTGTACTTGATAACGTATTTGGTCGTCGGAGCCACGGTATTACCTATCTTGGGCAAGGGTCGCTCAGCTCAGCTTAGAGCTGGAGCGCCGGATGATCTTGATCTTGTGGGTCAGGGTCGGCTTGCGGGTGACGCTGATGGCGCGACGGTTGACGGTGTCGATGGTGATGTTCCAGAAACCGGTGCTGGGGGCGGTGATCCTTGCGGGGAACGTGTCGAATGCGCCGCCGTGGTAGGTGTGCCGGCCACCGTTCTTGAAACTACGGAAATTGGCGTCGTTCATCAAACGGATGTTGCACATTTGGGAGCATTCGATCACGACGATATCGTCTTCGTTGAGGTGCTCGCGCTGGTGGATGAATTTCATGGGCGCCTCCAGAAGGGCATTTCTTGCAAATCAAGACAGTAAGATGAAGCAATCATAATGGCGCGCAGTTTATCAGCACCGTGAGTTAATATCCGGCCCCGATCCTCTGCGTCTTTCATTTATCCGGCCTTTGCGGATAAAAAATGGAAGGGCGTTGGAGAAAAACGACATTCGCATTGTCGGAGGGTCTTTATCGGAGGAATCATATGAAGCGCAGCGTGTGGGTATTGGCCTTGGCCTTGGGTGGATGTGCATCGGTATCGGACATCAACCAGACGCCGCCCACCATGAGCGTCATCTCCGGGAAAAAACCTCACGAGTACGCCAAGTGTGTTGCCGACAATCTGCTGGAGAGCCGCGGCCAGTTGCAAATGGAGCCGCAAAAGAATGGCGTCCGGGTGATCGTCCCCGGCAAGCTGTCGGCGCTTCCGGCGGCGGTGTTCGATATCGAGGAGCGCTCCAGCGGCAGCAGCATCAAGCTGCATGAGAGCCTGTCCAACGTACCCGTGCGTCCTGGCGATGTGCAGGACGCGGCCAATGCCTGCATCTCCGGTTAGGCGGGGCTCGCCCTGACGGACAGGCCACGCATCGGTTAGACTGCCGCCTTCGATACAAAAATGCCGCCACGGTCGCCGTTGGCGGCATTGTCATTCATGGAGTCCGGTCGATGAAACGCGAACAGGTGCACGAGCGCCACGCAGAGGGGCTGATCTTGGCCACTCATGTGATCCAGAACCCCGCGAGCACGGGAGAATGGATCGTCTTCTTCAAGAAAAGCGCGGGGCGCAGTTTCTTCCTCGTGGACGATCAGGACGAAGTCGAATCCTTCGAGCGCCTCGACGACCTGATCGAGACCCTGCGCAGTCTGGGCATCAAGTTCGCCGAGATCCACATCTAGCCACTCGCCAAAAAAGAAACGTAGTTGCGAAACAGGACACTGGGTCTATTTGCAGACGACTACGACGCTGCGGCTGGTGAAGTTTCCTACGTCGACACCGAGGGTCTTCTCGCTGTCGTTGGCCTGTGGTGTGCCGTCAGTACCGACGATGCGGTAACCGGTACCGGCACAGGACGCATCCGCTTTCTCATAACAAGCCGCCCAGGAATTGGCCTCGCCTGAACAGTCGATGGCCAGGCCTTGTTCGCCGTTGTTCAGGTAGGTCTTTTCAGCCGAGGCACAGCCTGCCAAGGCCAGGACTGCAAACAGCGCCAGGAATGTCTTCATGAGGAGTCATCGTGAGGGGAGGAATGGCGCGAGATTATAGCGAATGGCCATTCCGGTACAGCTAAACCAGCGGCCCTCTCCGAGCAGCAGGGCTCGGGTGGGGCCGGCTGATTATTTCTTGCGGCGATTATTGCGTGCCGGAGCCTGTTCGCGTTCCCGTGGCGCTGGTGCAGAGCGCTCGTCCTGGAATACCGCGGCGACTTCCACCGCCATCGTTTTGGTGGGCAAGGGGCCGGCGACCTGCTCGCCATGGTAGTTGATAATCCACCATTGGCCGTCCTTGTCCTGGCTGACCGAATAACCGTTTGCGTTCTGTGTTGCCGACATCTAACTGCCTCGTTGGCGGGATCAAGGCGGCCATGATACGCCAAATGCTCGCAAACAGCGTCGATGGGCGTACAGTGGGGACCGCTGGAACCATCGAAGCGAAAGGCGATTGAACTATCGCCCGGTTTATTTCTCTATGATGGCATCGGTTGGCCAGCGCAGGCATTGTAAGGTGCCTGCCGGCTGATTAGACTGCGCCGAAACTCGTACACACCGCCTTTTCAAGGACTTATATGATCAAGAAATGCTTGTTCCCAGCAGCCGGTTACGGTACTCGCTTCCTGCCAGCGACTAAAGCCATGCCCAAGGAAATGCTGCCGGTGGTGAACAAGCCACTGATCCAGTACGGCGTCGAAGAAGCCCTGGATGCGGGCCTGACGGAAATTTCCATCGTCACCGGCCGTGGCAAGCGCGCCCTGGAAGACCATTTCGACATCAGCTACGAGTTGGAAAACCAGATCAAGGGCACCGACAAGGAAAAATACCTGGTCGGCATCCGCAAACTGCTGGACGAGTGCTCGTTCTCCTACACCCGCCAGACCGAAATGAAAGGCCTGGGCCACGCGATCCTGACCGGCCGCCCGCTGATCGGCGACGAACCGTTTGCCGTGGTCCTGGCGGACGACTTGTGCGTCAACCTGGAAGGCGACGGCGTACTGACCCAGATGGTCAAGCTGTACAAGCAGTTCCGTTGCTCCATCGTGGCGATCCAGGAAGTGGATCCGCAGGAAACCAACAAGTACGGTGTCATCGCCGGCGAAATGATCCGCGAAGACATCTACCGCGTTCACAGCATGGTCGAGAAACCAAAGCCTGAAGACGCGCCGTCGAACCTGGCTATCATCGGCCGCTACATCCTGACCCCGGACATCTTCGACCTGATCGAACAGACCGAGCCAGGCAAGGGCGGTGAAATCCAGATCACCGACGCTCTGATGAAACAGGCCCAGAACGGCTGCGTAATGGCCTACAAGTTCAAGGGCAAGCGTTTCGACTGCGGTGGCGCCGAAGGCTACATCGACGCGACCAACTTCTGCTTCGAGAACTTCTACAAGACCGGCAAGGCTTACTGATAGCCTGCCGGCGTCACACCTTGAAAAACGCCCCGACTGGTTCGGGGCGTTTTTTTGCAAAACTATCGGAGGCTAGCCTGTGCCGGCGATGCCCGGCATCATGCCTTTTGCTGCATCTGCCGGATGACATTGCCGAACAAGGGATCGTCCAGGTAGGCCACGTTGAGCCGGGTCCAGGGCACGATGTTCTTCGGCTGGGTGGAAAAGATTGCCCCCGGCGCGAGCATGACGCCCTGGCCCAGGCAATGGCGAGTCAGCGCATTGGAGTCCTCCACGCCGGGAAACCGCGCCCAGAGGTACAGGCTCTGTTCCGGCCGGCAGAACACCTCGGCACCCAGTTCGTCGAGCAACGTCAGCCCTCGGGCCGTGGCCAGGCGCAGGCGGTCCTGCAGGCGCGACAGGTGCCGCAGGAAGTGACCTTCACCGAGGATCACGTCAATAGTTCGTTCACTGTATTCGGCCCCGCTGTTGTGCAGCACCATCTTGATGTCGGCCAGTTCCTCTATTCGCTGCTTGCTGCCGGCGATAAAACCCACCCGTAACGCCGCCGACACCGACTTGGAAAAACTGCCCAGGTACAGTGTGCGCTGCAACTGGTCCAGGGCCGAGAGCTTCATCGCCGAGCTGGGTTTGAAATCAGCCATGGCGTCGTTTTCCACCAGCAGCAGGTCATGGGTTTCTGCGATGCGCAGCAGTTGGTGGGCCTTGGCCGGGGAGAGGTCCGAGCCGGTGGGGTTGTGGCCGATGGACTGGAGGAAAAACAGCTTGGGCCGGTGCGCCTTGATCAGTTGTTCGAGGGCCTCCAGGTCCGGTCCGTCGGGTTCGCGTCGCACGCCGAGCATTCGTGCGCCTTGCAACTGGAGTTTGCCGAACAAGGGGTAATAACCGGGGTCTTCTACCAGCACCGGGTCGCCCGGCATCACATAGCGCCGGATGATCAGGTCCATGCCGTGGTTGGCCCCCAGGGTGGTAACCAATTGCCGGGTCGAGACCGCGATATTATAGCCGGCGAGCTTCTGCACCAGCCGCGCCCGCAGGCCCGAGTTGCCCAGCCGCGTGCCGTAGCGAAATAGCGTGGTGACACCGGCCCGCACCACCTGGCGATGGAATTTGTCCAGGCGCATGTCCATCAGCCATTCCACCGGCGGGAAGCCCTCGCCCAAATGCGAGTGTCCTGGGTCGCGGACGAATTGCTGGCGCATCATCCAGATGGTGTCCAGGGCGCGGTTGTAGGGCAGGGCTTCGTCTTCCTCGGCGACGGTTGCCACCCGCTTGATCACGAAAAAGCCCTGGCCATGACGCGCCTCCACCAGGCCTTCCGCTGCCAGATGCTCATAGGCGGTAATCACGGTGTTTTTCGAGTGTCCGTGCAGGCGCATGTATTCGCGCAGGGAAGGCAGTTTTTCGCCAGCCCTCAGCGCTCCGTCGGTGATCTGCTGCGTGATGGCTGCAGCGACCTGCTGTGCGAGGGTCTGGCGCGCCATAAAGGCTCCTGTCGAATCCGGATAGGGGTACAGAGGGCGAACTGTTCGGCAAAACTGTACCTTCTTTCAAGGCTACACATGGGGCAATTTGTCGGCATCCAATAACAAATGACTCCCCGAGGAGCCCTTGATGTCGATCGATTCCCGCTTGCCCGATTTCCGCAATCTTTCCCCCTCCGAACGCCTCGAACACATCCGCCAGCTATTGGACCTGAGTGCTGATGACGCCGCGCTGTTGCGTGACGCGGGTGCGCTGCCGCTGGAAATCGCCGATGGCATGATCGAGAACGTCATTGGCAAGTTCGAGCTGCCTTATGCCATCGCCAGCAACTTCCGCATCAATGGTCGCGACCTGTTGATTCCCCTGGTGGTCGAGGAACCCTCGATTGTCGCAGCCGCTTCGTTCATGGCCAAACTGACCCGCCCGGCCGGTGGCTTCCAGACTTCCAGCAGCGCGCCGCTGATGCGCGCCCAGGTGCAGATCATCGGTGTGTCCGATCCCTTCAATGCACGGCTGAGCCTGTTGCGCAGCAAAGAGCAAATCATGGCGCTGGCCAATAGCAAGGACCAGTTGCTCAACAAGCTGGGCGGCGGTTGCCGCGACCTTGAGGTCCACACTTTTGCCGACAGCCCTCGTGGCTCGATGCTGGTGGCGCACCTGATCGTCGACGTGCGCGACGCCATGGGCGCCAATACCGTGAACACCATGGCTGAAGCCGTGGCGCCGCTGATGGAAGAGATCACGGGCGGTAAGGTGCGCCTGCGCATCCTGTCCAATCTGGCGGACCTGCGCCTGGCCCGTGCCCAGTTGCGCATCGCCCCGGAGCAGTTGGACACCGCCCAGTACAGTGGCGCGGACGTGATCGATGGCATCATCGACGCGTACACGTTCGCGGCCATCGACCCTTACCGCGCGGCGACTCACAACAAGGGCATCATGAATGGCATCGACCCGCTGGTGGTCGCCACCGGAAACGATTGGCGTGCGGTGGAAGCGGGAGCCCATGCATACGCCTGTCGCAGCGGCCACTACGGTTCCCTGACCACCTGGGAAAAGGACAGCGCCGGCCACCTGGTGGGCACCCTCGAAATGCCGATGCCCCTGGGCCTGGTGGGCGGCGCGACCAAGACACATCCGCTGGCGCAACTGTCGTTGCGCATCCTCGGCGTCAAGACCGCCCAGGAACTGGCGGAAGTTGCCGTGGCCGTCGGCCTGGCCCAGAACCTCGGCGCCCTGCGAGCCCTGGCCACCGAGGGCATCCAGCGCGGACACATGGCGCTGCATGCGCGCAACATCGCGCTGTCCGCCGGCGCCCGCGGCGAGGAATTGGAGTGGTTGGTCAAGCGCATGGTCGAGGCGCGGGACGTACGGGCCGACCGTGCCGAAGCCCTGCTGCGCGAAAAGCGCGGGCAATGAGCATGGACAGCGTCAGGCTGGTGGAGGTTGGCGCCCGGGACGGCCTGCAGAACGAGGCTCGCAGCCTGCCCGTCGAGACCCGCGTGCTGTTGCTGGAGCGGCTGGCCGCGGCCGGTTTGCGCACGATTGAGTCCGGCGCTTTCGTCTCGCCGCGCTGGGTGCCGCAGATGGCCGGCTCCGATGAGGTGCTGCGTCGGCTCACGCCGCGGCCTGGGGTAACGTACACCGCGCTGGTGCCCAACCTTGAGGGGCTGGAGCGGGCGCTGGCGGTCGGCTGCCGCGAGGTGGCGGTATTCGCAGCGGCGTCCGAGGCGTTCTCGCAACGCAACATCAATTGCTCCATCGCCCAGAGCCTGGAGCGCTTCCAGTCGGTACTGGCCAGGGCCCGGGAGGCGGGTGTGGCGGTGCGCGGCTACGTCTCCTGCGTGATGGGTTGCCCGTTCACTGGCCAGGTGCCAACGGCCCGGGTCGTCGAGGTCGCGCGGGCCCTACACGAAATGGGCTGCTACGAAATCAGTCTTGGCGACACGATCGGTACTGGCACACCGGGCCAAACGGCGCGGTTGATCAAGGCCTGTGTCGCCGAAGTGCCGCTCACGGCGCTGGCTGCGCATTTTCATGACACCTACGGCATGGCCGTGGCCAATGTGCATGCCGCGCTCGAGGCTGGCGTCAGGGTGTTCGACAGTTCGGTCTCGGGCCTGGGCGGCTGCCCGTATTCTCCGGGAGCTACCGGCAATGTCGCCAGTGAAGAACTGGTGTATCTGTTCCATGGCCTGGGCCTGTCCACGGGCATTGATCTGGCGCGGCTGATTAAAGCCGGCGCCTTTGTCGACCAGGCCTTGCACCGTCCTACCGGCTCGCGAGTCGCCAAGGCCCTGCTCCACAAGCACAATCAATTGGAGATCCCATGAAGCTGCTCACTGAAACGCTGGCGAACCTCAGCAAGGCCACAGGGCCCCTCAAGGGAGTGACCGTGCTGGACCTGACGCGGGTTGTGGCCGGGCCTTATTGCGCCATGTTGCTGGCGGACATGGGGGCCACGGTTATCAAGATCGAAAACCCGGGCGATCCCGACCTGACGCGGGAGTTCCCGCCCATGAGCCGTACCTCCAGCGAGCCGCTGAGCGGTTTTTTCGCCCAGTTCAATCGCAACAAGATGGCGGTGGGCCTGGACCTCAAGCAAGCCGACGGCAAGGCCACGTTCCTGGCGATGGTGCGTAAGGCCGATATCGTGATCGAGAACTTCCGACCCGGCACCATGGATAAGCTCGGCCTGGGGTACAAGGTGCTCAAGGAGATCAACCCGGCGCTGGTATTCACCGCCATCAGCGGCTTCGGCCAGCACGGGCCCAACTCGTTGCGCCCGGCCTTCGATAGCAGTGCCCAGGCCAGCGGTGGATTGTGGTCGATGAACGGCACGGTGGAGGAGCCGATGCGCGTCGGCACCGTGTTGGGCGACCTGTCAGCGGCGTTGTACGCCGCGATCGGCACGCTGGGGGCGCTTCGCGAAGCCGAGCGCACGGGCCTTGGTCAACTGGTGGACGTGTCGCAGCAGGATTCGATCGTCTCCCTGACCGAAAACGCCCTGGTGACTTACACCGAGACCGGCAAGGTGGTGCAGCCGGAGGGTAACGGCCATCCGTTCGTGAGGCCTTACGGGCGCTACGCCTGCAAGGACGGCTTCGTGTTCTTCGGCGCCTACACCGACAAGTTCTGGCGCGAAGCCTGCCGGACCTTCGGCGATGAAGCCCTGGCCTCCGACCCGGAAATCGACACTATGGCCAAGCGCTTCGATGCCGACACTTATCGGCGCAAAGTCAAGCCCGCCGTCGAGCGCTGGTGCGCCGCCCGCACCAAGGCCGAACTGGAAGCCATGACCGGCGACCGCTTCCCGCTGTCGCCGATCAAGAGCATGGACGAAGTGGTCGCCGACCCACACCTGCGCGAGCGCGACATGGTGGTGACGGTGGATTATCAGGGGGCGCGGTTCGACGTGTTCGGCAACCCGGTGAAACTGTCCGGCGGCACCCTGGAAAAAGGCGCCAGCGCACCCGGCGTCGGCCAGCATAACCTGCAGGTGTACCGTCAGTGGCTGGGGCTCGACCAGGCGCAGTACGACGATCTGCGGCTGCGAGGTGTCATTTGATGCCGGCTTGCATGTGTGTGACCGTCGGATGGGGAGGCCGTCCATGAGCTTGATCACCGAGTCGATCAGAAGCTGCATCGGTGCTGCCCTGCCGCCCGTGCGGTTTGAGGTCTGCCGCAGTGACATCCGCAAGTACGCGGTGGCCACCGGACAGCGCCAGGCCCGTTTCCTGAATGGGGACGAGGCGCCGTTGATGTTTCTGTTCGGCGTGTTGATGCCGGTACTGCCCCTGGACCAGTTGCTCGAAGACGGCCGGCAGCCGGACAACCCGCTGGTCCCCGAGCTGCCGCTCAAACGCATCATGGCCGGCGGTTGCCAGTACCAGGTCCACCGGCGGATTAGGGCTGGCGATGTGCTGGTGTGCAGGCAGACGCTGGTCGATATCTACGAGAAAGAGGGCGCGCAAGGCCCATTGATTTTCCTGGTGTTCGAAAATCGCTTCGAAAGCGAAGCGGGGTTGCTCCTGGTGACCGAACGCCTGACCCGGATCGCGAGGTGAGCATGCCCAAGACAATCGAAGTCGGCCAGCTGCTGTCATCGCAGCGTTATGCACCGGGTACGGTACAACTGTTCCTTTACAACGCGGCGATCTGGAACCCGCATCGGATCCACTATGACCTGGCCTACGCCCGGGAATGCGAAGACCATCCGGCGCTGCTGGTGGACGGACCGCTGCAAGGCGATTGGCTGACCCAACAGGTCTATGAGTGGATGGAGGAGGACGATGAGCTACTGGCATTCGAATACAGCAACCGACGACCGGCCTATGTCGGCGATGTGCTCGAGGCCCGGGGCAAAGTCGAAGGTATCGAACACAACCTCATCCTGCTGTCGCTGGAGATCATTAACCAACATGGGCAAGTGACCACCCTGGGCCGCGCCACGGTACGTCGGCCCCAGGCCGATTGACCTGCACCGGATTGACCCTTTACCCGTCACCGGCCATTGACCGGGACGGTCTATTCCTCGATAAAAACAAAAGCCCGCAAGGGCCGGAGGACACCATGCAACACGACCATTCAACGCCAGCCTTGGCGCCCGAACCCTCCTTGGGAGAGGGCGGTCCAGCAAGACAGAACCTCTACGAAGTCTGGGGCGACACCATCGACGTCCGCGACCTGGCGATCTCCATCGCTATCGGCGCGGTGGTCAGCCTCGGGGCTTATTTTGCCGCCAAGCTGTTGATGCACAGCCTGGTGGAATCCGCGCAGATGGCCAGGGCCTACGCCATGCTTGTCGGGATCCTTGGTTGCTTGGCCGGCGGCGCCATCAGCGCGTTTTTTTTCAAGCCCAAGCGCGAGGTGCTCGAACACCAGGCCGACCAGGGTTTCCGCGAGCAAGTGGTGGCGGATCTGCTGAAGGAGTACGGCAGCTTGGGGCGCCTGGAAGATCTTTCACCCGAGGTCACCGCTGAGCTGAAGGAACTGCAACTGTATGAATTGTTTCGCCAAGCCCAGGCCTGTGAGGAAGAGGCTCGCCCGGTCAATGCCAGCGTGGCGCCGAGCGCCGGCGCAGCGGTCAGCCTGAGTGGAGGGCGCGGCTGATGGACGCCTTACTCTACGAAATCATGGTTGCGTTCGCTCTGGGACTGTTGGGAGCGGTGGTGTTCGCCGCCATTGGCCTGGTCTCGGGCACGGATGAAACCACCACCCTGGCGCCCTTGACCCTGCTGGTGGTGCTACTTGGCGCACCGCCTGCCGGTGTCCTGACTTTTTTCCTGGCGGGGGCGGTGGCCAAGCACATGACCCACGCGGTGCCGACCGCATTGCTCGGCATCCCCGGCGATACTGCGGCGACCGCGTTGCTGGCGGACGCGAACTACCTGCGCAAACTCGGCGTACCCCATATTGCCTTGCGCAAGATGATCTCCGGGGCGGCGGTGGCGGCTTTGATTGCCGTGCCCTTGTCGGTGCTGTTCGCAGTGCTGCTGGCGCCGTTCGGTGAGGTCATCAAGCAATTTGCGCCCTGGGTGTTTCTCTGCGCGGCACTGACCATCGCTTATTTCTCGGCGGGCCGCTGGGCGGCGGTGCTGGCCCTGGTGCCATTCGTCATGGTGATCGTGGCCTTGCAGGCGCTGACCGGGCAATACGGGGTGAAGCTTTCGGTGAGTTACTTCCTCGGCATTGCCGTCGCGCCCCTGATCGCCTCGCTGTTTTCCCTGCTGGCGCCGGCCGAACGGCAACGCATGCGGCGCGACGACTACCGAGTGTTTTCCCTGGCCCCCGATGTGAAGGGCTGGAGCGGCTATTTTCCCAACCCATTGAAGATCATCAACCCGCGTCAGACTCGCGTGACGGCCATGGCGGCCAGCGTATCGAGCGCCACGTTCGTGTTCAGTCCGGTGGCCATGACGGTGATAATGGGCGAGATCATCGGCTCACGGATCAAGCACGCCTATGACCGCCTGACCACCGTGATCACCGCGCGAAACGGCGTTACCGAATCGACCTACATCGCCGAAACCCTTATCCCGCTGATGGCCTTCGGACTGCCGCTGAGCCCGGTCGCTGCGGGCCCGGCCGCGCCCTTGTTCAATGCGCCCCCGCGGTTCTGGGTGGACAACGCCACCGGTGAGATCAATAACCTGCACAATTTGCTCAACACCTGGGAGTTCCTGGGCTACGGCATGCTCGCGGTGATCGTGGCGATCCTGGTGGCGTATCCGTTCACCATGAACTTCGCCCATGGCGCGGCGGCGTTCGTGGCACGCCGGATCAGTCATGAGGCGGTCATCGCAACTTTCATCGGCCTGGTACTGGTGATCGGTATCTGGGAGGGCGGGCTGCTGGGCCTGATGGTGATTCTCACGATCGGCCTGTTGGGAGGATTTCTGGCGCGTTTCCTGGGCTTCAACATCGGCGTGCAGTTCATGGCCTACTACACGGCGGTGCTCAGCGTACCGGCGATCGTCGCGCTGGCAGGAAGCTAGCGCCTGCGCGTCATCAAGCTTTCCTGACTTGAACCATCCAGGGTGCAGCAGATCCGCAACGATCTGCTGCTGCCCATCAAACGAAATAATAACAATGAACAGCTTTTCTGGCGTTCGACGAGAACCGGCTGATCATCAGCTACCCTGTCTCGATCCATTGACCCGCTAGCCCCTGACGGGATTGTGCCCCGCTGGAGCGGACCGACCCATTGCGGGTTGTTCCGCGGCGGCTGGCTTTTGCGTTTTCCATCCCCATAACCATCGCAACGCTGCCTCAGGTGAAAACAGCAGGTATGCTGACAACCTGCCGAAGGAGATAGAAAATGGCCTACGATTTTGACTTGTATGTGATTGGCGCCGGTTCCGGTGGTGTGCGGGCGGCGCGGTTTGCCGCCGGTTTCGGGGCCAAGGTGGCCGTGGCGGAGAGCCGCTACCTGGGCGGTACGTGCGTTAACGTCGGTTGTGTGCCGAAAAAACTGCTGGTCTACGGCGCGCATTACGCCGAAGACTTCGAGCAGGCATCGGCCTATGGCTGGACGGCGGGCGATGTGAGTTTCGACTGGGCCACGCTGATCGCCAACAAA
This genomic interval carries:
- the alkB gene encoding DNA oxidative demethylase AlkB, translating into MMRNDDTPITFDLFADQAPTTPGQVEQIGQQSFVLRGFALPWLDRLLPALESVLQAAPFRQMVTPGGFTMSVALTSCGALGWTTDRSGYRYTAHDPQTGHPWPDMPAVFRELARTAARQAGFEHFEPDACLINRYVPGARMSLHQDKNERSLTAPVVSLSLGLPATFQFGGFERSDKSQRVPLFHGDIAVWGGVDRLRYHGVLPLKPGEHPHLGAQRINLTFRMAG
- a CDS encoding 2OG-Fe(II) oxygenase — its product is MSTTSSLTQHLADLDWPTLAESLDQDGCAIIRNLLPAAQCQQLSGLYAEPGLFRSRVIMARHGFGRGQYQYFAYPLPDVVQQLRQSLYPMLVAVANRWNDCMGLAPRFPDKHADFIRRCHAAGQQRPTPLLLQYEPEDYNCLHQDLYGEHVFPLQVAILLSAPGEDFTGGEFVLTEQRPRMQSRPQVVDLKQGDALVFAVHQRPVKGVRGYYRVNLRHGVSRVHSGRRHTLGIIFHDAQ
- a CDS encoding DUF1883 domain-containing protein, whose product is MKFIHQREHLNEDDIVVIECSQMCNIRLMNDANFRSFKNGGRHTYHGGAFDTFPARITAPSTGFWNITIDTVNRRAISVTRKPTLTHKIKIIRRSSSKLS
- the galU gene encoding UTP--glucose-1-phosphate uridylyltransferase GalU, which gives rise to MIKKCLFPAAGYGTRFLPATKAMPKEMLPVVNKPLIQYGVEEALDAGLTEISIVTGRGKRALEDHFDISYELENQIKGTDKEKYLVGIRKLLDECSFSYTRQTEMKGLGHAILTGRPLIGDEPFAVVLADDLCVNLEGDGVLTQMVKLYKQFRCSIVAIQEVDPQETNKYGVIAGEMIREDIYRVHSMVEKPKPEDAPSNLAIIGRYILTPDIFDLIEQTEPGKGGEIQITDALMKQAQNGCVMAYKFKGKRFDCGGAEGYIDATNFCFENFYKTGKAY
- a CDS encoding PLP-dependent aminotransferase family protein, producing the protein MARQTLAQQVAAAITQQITDGALRAGEKLPSLREYMRLHGHSKNTVITAYEHLAAEGLVEARHGQGFFVIKRVATVAEEDEALPYNRALDTIWMMRQQFVRDPGHSHLGEGFPPVEWLMDMRLDKFHRQVVRAGVTTLFRYGTRLGNSGLRARLVQKLAGYNIAVSTRQLVTTLGANHGMDLIIRRYVMPGDPVLVEDPGYYPLFGKLQLQGARMLGVRREPDGPDLEALEQLIKAHRPKLFFLQSIGHNPTGSDLSPAKAHQLLRIAETHDLLLVENDAMADFKPSSAMKLSALDQLQRTLYLGSFSKSVSAALRVGFIAGSKQRIEELADIKMVLHNSGAEYSERTIDVILGEGHFLRHLSRLQDRLRLATARGLTLLDELGAEVFCRPEQSLYLWARFPGVEDSNALTRHCLGQGVMLAPGAIFSTQPKNIVPWTRLNVAYLDDPLFGNVIRQMQQKA
- a CDS encoding hydroxymethylglutaryl-CoA reductase, degradative encodes the protein MSIDSRLPDFRNLSPSERLEHIRQLLDLSADDAALLRDAGALPLEIADGMIENVIGKFELPYAIASNFRINGRDLLIPLVVEEPSIVAAASFMAKLTRPAGGFQTSSSAPLMRAQVQIIGVSDPFNARLSLLRSKEQIMALANSKDQLLNKLGGGCRDLEVHTFADSPRGSMLVAHLIVDVRDAMGANTVNTMAEAVAPLMEEITGGKVRLRILSNLADLRLARAQLRIAPEQLDTAQYSGADVIDGIIDAYTFAAIDPYRAATHNKGIMNGIDPLVVATGNDWRAVEAGAHAYACRSGHYGSLTTWEKDSAGHLVGTLEMPMPLGLVGGATKTHPLAQLSLRILGVKTAQELAEVAVAVGLAQNLGALRALATEGIQRGHMALHARNIALSAGARGEELEWLVKRMVEARDVRADRAEALLREKRGQ
- a CDS encoding hydroxymethylglutaryl-CoA lyase, which gives rise to MSMDSVRLVEVGARDGLQNEARSLPVETRVLLLERLAAAGLRTIESGAFVSPRWVPQMAGSDEVLRRLTPRPGVTYTALVPNLEGLERALAVGCREVAVFAAASEAFSQRNINCSIAQSLERFQSVLARAREAGVAVRGYVSCVMGCPFTGQVPTARVVEVARALHEMGCYEISLGDTIGTGTPGQTARLIKACVAEVPLTALAAHFHDTYGMAVANVHAALEAGVRVFDSSVSGLGGCPYSPGATGNVASEELVYLFHGLGLSTGIDLARLIKAGAFVDQALHRPTGSRVAKALLHKHNQLEIP
- a CDS encoding CaiB/BaiF CoA transferase family protein is translated as MKLLTETLANLSKATGPLKGVTVLDLTRVVAGPYCAMLLADMGATVIKIENPGDPDLTREFPPMSRTSSEPLSGFFAQFNRNKMAVGLDLKQADGKATFLAMVRKADIVIENFRPGTMDKLGLGYKVLKEINPALVFTAISGFGQHGPNSLRPAFDSSAQASGGLWSMNGTVEEPMRVGTVLGDLSAALYAAIGTLGALREAERTGLGQLVDVSQQDSIVSLTENALVTYTETGKVVQPEGNGHPFVRPYGRYACKDGFVFFGAYTDKFWREACRTFGDEALASDPEIDTMAKRFDADTYRRKVKPAVERWCAARTKAELEAMTGDRFPLSPIKSMDEVVADPHLRERDMVVTVDYQGARFDVFGNPVKLSGGTLEKGASAPGVGQHNLQVYRQWLGLDQAQYDDLRLRGVI